TCGCCTGATCCTCGAAACGGCCCCGTTTGACGTGGTGCTCAGCGACATGGCGCCCCGCACCACGGGCGTCAAGTTCGCGGACCAGGCCCGTTCCCTGGACCTGGCCGATCAGGCCCTTGCACTGTGTAAAGCCTGCCTGATAAAGGGCGGCTCGTTCGTGGTCAAGTTCTTCGAAGCCCAGGAAGCCAAGCTGTTGCTGGACGAAATGCGGACCGTCTTTGCTCGGGTCCAAGGCTTCAAACCCAGAAGTTCCCGGGCGGAGAGCAAGGAAATGTTCTACATCGCCACCGGGAAGAAATAGGCGGACCTCACGTTGGGCTTGATGCGGGTCGGTATTATTCTTCATATGGGGTAACTACCTAGCACAGAGTAATGCCGTTGCCGGGGTCGGAGTCGGAATCGGAATCGGGATCGAAAACGCTGGGAGGCGTTCAAATTTTTTTTCTGTTCCGATTCCGATCCCGACCCCGATGGCCGCAGGAAGAGCACACAACGTGTGCCGAGTAGTTACAATCAAACGTTAATCAAGGATACTCCATGGCAGGACACAGCAAGTGGAAAAACATCCAGGCCCGTAAATCCGTGCAGGACAAAAAACGGGGCAAGGTCTTCACCAAGGTGACCAAGGAAATCATGCTCGCGGCCAGGCAGGGCGGCGGTGATCCGGACATCAACGCCCGGCTGCGTACGGCCATTGCCGCGGCCAAGGCCGTGAACCTGCCCAAGGACAAGATCGACACGGCCATGAAAAAAGGGACCGGCGAACTGGGCGGCGAGGCCCTGGACGAGATCACTTACGAGGGCTACGGGCCGGGCGGAGTGGCCATTCTCGTGGACGCGGCCACGGACAACCGCAACCGGACCGTGGCGGATGTTCGGCACATCTTTTCCAAGAACGGCGGGAACCTGGGCGAATCCGGGTGCGTGGGCTGGATGTTCGACAAGAAGGGCGTGTTCACCTTCAACCGGGCCGACCATACCGACGAGCAACTCCTGGAAATCGGTCTGGATGCCGGGGTGGAGGACATCCGCGAAGACGGTGAAGTCTGGGAGGTCAGCACGTCTCAGGAGCATTTCCAGGCCGTGCAGGAGGCTTTTGCCGCGGCCGGACTGACCTCGCTGAGCGAAGAAGTGACCATGGTTCCCCAGAACCTGGTTCCCGTGGACGTGGAGATCGGACGTAAGATCATCCGGTTGATGGATGCCCTGGAAGACTATGACGACGTCCAGAACGTGCATGTGAACTGCGACTTTCCGGAAGAATTGATGCAGGATGAATAGCCGGTCGAGGACGATTCCCTTGCCTGGGCCAGGACCTGGGCCAGGACCTGGGTCTGGGCCAAGGGGAAGGGATTGATCGTCCTGGGGATTGATCCCGGCTCGCGGATCACCGGGTACGGTCTGATCAGCGAGATTTCTGGTCGGTTGTCCCTGATCGACGCCGGGACCATCCGGACCACCCCGGACGCCGGGATGGATGTCCGCCTTGGCCAGATTTTTTTTCGGCTCGTGGAAATCATCTCCCTGCATCAACCCGCCAACAGCGCCATTGAAAACGTGTTTCAGGCTCGCAACCCGTCTTCCGCGCTCAAGCTCGGCCAGGCTAGGGGCGTAGCCATCGCGGCCTGCGCCCAGGGTAGGGTTCCGGTGTTCAGCTACGAGCCGACCATGATCAAGAAAAGCATCGTGGGCGTGGGGCGGGCGGAAAAGTCCCAGGTGGCCTTCATGGTGGCGCGGCTTTTGGGGGTATCCAAGCCGGACTGGGCTCTGGACGCCAGCGACGCGCTGGCCGTAGCCATCTGTCACGTCAACCAGCAGCGCTTTTTTCGTCTGACCGACGGGAGCCGAAATCATGGCTGAACGCCAAACCCGTCATCCCCGCGAAGACGGGTATCCGGATCATGCTCGCTTGGTTGTTGTACAGTTACAAGGTTGCCGCCTCTCTTGGCGGTTCCCTCGCCAAGCTTCCCTTCTTCTCACCCGTTCGAGGCACTCGTGATCGGATACCTGCAAGGCCAGATTCTGCAAAAGATTCCAAAGGGCTGCATTCTGGTCACCTCCGGAGGGGTGGGGTACGCCCTGGTTTTGCCGGTGCGAGAGATTCAAAATCTGTCTGCCCCCGGAGACGAAGTCGCCTATTTCGTCTACACCCTGGTCCGTGAGGACGCCCTGGAACTGTATGGCTTCACGACATGGGAAGAGCGGGCCGCTTTCGAGATCATGCTGAGCATTTCCAAATTGGGTCCGAAAACCGCCCTGGCGATCCTTTCCCATTTCGACCTGGCCTCTTTGCGGGAAACCGTGGCCAAGCAGGACGGCTACTCCCTGTCCAAGGTCCCAGGCATCGGCCAGAAGACCGCCCAGCGCATCCTTCTGGAGCTGCAAGACAAACTGAAGATCCTGCCCGCGGCCCCTCGCCAAGCCGGAGCTCCCTCCGGCCCGTCCTGGGTCCGGGGGGACATATTGGCCGGGTTGGTCAACCTCGGGTACTCTGAAGCCGAGGTCGCCCCTCTGGTGGATGCGGCCCTGCGAGACGAACCGGACCTGGCTCCCGGCGAGGTGATTCGGGTCGTGCTGAAAGGAATGGCGTCCCAAAAATGATTTCGGAAATAATCGTGAAAACGTCACGAACCAGCGGAAAAAGCGCTCATACTCATTTGCGTTGGATCAAGGACGGCTGTCGCCAAGCACGGCGAATACGTGAGCAAGCGCGATGACCCAGGCTCAAGCGTCACCCCAAACATTACCCATTGAAGAGACCATCCGGCCGAAACGGTTGGAGGACTTCATCGGCCAGGATGATTTGCGGGCCAATCTGCGGGTTTTTCTGCAGGCGGCCCGGGATCGCGGACAAGCCCTGGACCATACCTTGTTCTATGGCCCTCCCGGACTGGGTAAGACCACCTTGGCCCAGATCATGGCCAACGAGCTGGGCGTGAATCTTGTGACCACATCCGGTCCGGTTCTGGAGCGCAGTGGGGACTTGGCCGCCATCGTGACCAACCTGGGGCGTCAGGATCTGCTGTTCATCGATGAAATTCACCGCATGCCGGCCAGCGTGGAGGAGATTCTCTATCCGGCCATGGAGGATTTCAAGCTGGATCTGATTATCGGTCAAGGGCCGGGCGCACGCACCGTGAAGATCGACCTGGAACCCTTCACCCTGGTCGGGGCCACGACCCGCCTCGGCCTGCTGACCTCTCCGCTGCGGGATCGCTTTGGCGTGATTGCACGGCTGAATTTTTACAACGAGGCGGAGCTGGCGACCATCATCCGGCGGGCCGCGGCCCTGCTGTCCGCGACGATTACCGACGGCGGCGCATTGGAGATCGGCCGCCGCGCCCGGGGTACGCCCCGGATCGCCAACCGCCTGCTGCGCCGGGTTTGGGACTTCGCCTCGGTGCAGGGCGGCATACAAATCGACGCCCGGTTAGCCCAGGAGGCCTTGGGCCGGATGGACGTGGACGCCCACGGTCTGGATCAGATGGACCGGCGCATCCTCAGCGCTCTGATCAAGCAGTTCCAGGGCGGTCCGGTGGGGGTCAAGACCCTGGCCGTGGCCTGCTCTGAAGAGGTGCGGACCATCGAGGACATCTACGAGCCGTACCTGATCCAATGCGGGTTCATCAAACGCACGGCCCGCGGCCGCGTGGCCACGGCCCAGGCTTTCGCCCACCTCAAGGAACGCATTCCTCAAGCCTTCGCCGCTCGGGAGCAAGGGGCGTTGGATTTTGAGTAAAGGATATACATGTCTCAAGCCAAGTTGAACGTACGGCTTCTGTCCATGACCCCCGACGCCTTGGCCGTAATCTACGCCGCGTTTCGGCAGTGTTACAGCCCCGGATACGTGGGCGATCTCTGGCCGAGGCTGGTGGGAGGGGAGGTGGACCCAGCGGAGCAGGCCCGTTTCGTCGCGGACGTGATGGAGTCCGGCCATCACAGCCCGGTGGAGCACGTCAGCTTCACCTTTGCCGTGGAAGGGGTTTCCCGGGCCTTGACCCATCAACTGGTGCGTCATCGGCTGGCCTCCTATTCCCAGCAAAGCCAGCGCTACGTGAACGAGAGCGGGTTCGAGTACGTGCTGCCGCCCCAGATCGCCAAGATTCCGGAAGCCAGGGAACTGTTCGAGGAATTCATGGCCCGGACCGCCGAAACCTACGGGCGCTTGCGGGAACTGCTCCAGGCCCATGGCCGCAAGGGGGCCAAGGCCAACGAGGATGCCCGGTTCGTTCTGCCCCAGGCCGCGGAGAGCAAAATCGTCCTGACCATGAACTGCCGCAGCCTGCTGCACTTCTTCGCCCTGCGCTGCTGCGAGCGCGCTCAGTGGGAAATTCGGGCCATGGCCAAGGAAATGCTGGTCATTTGCCAAGAGCAGTTGCCGGTCGTGTTCCAGCACGCCGGGGCACGTTGCGTCGGCCTGGGGTACTGTCCCGAAGGGGAGCGCTTTACCTGCGGCCGCTATCCGTTGCAGCCGAAGCCGGCGCAATCCGGAGGATAATCTCCTCCCCTCGTTCGTCGCCTTCATTCAGGCCGTCTTTTTCTTCAAGAGTTTTTCCCGCGCATTGCTGATCCGAGGCGTTGCACGGCTTCAGCAAGTAGCGCAACTGGGCCACGGATCGCCCCGTCCGCTTGGCCAGTTCCTGGAGAGCCTCGAATTCCGGACGTTCGTATCGCTGATCTTCCATTTCCGCTTGTTTGACCGGCAACTCGCCCATGGGCGTCTCGGCCACGGTCTCTCCCCGGGCCAGGACGACTCGCTCCAGGCGTTGGCGCCGTACGCCCAGGGTTAATGTCTGCTGGAAGACGGCCTGTTGCACGGCGGCTGCATTCTCCGGCCTGCAGAGCACCTGAAGCTGGCCGCCCGGACGATTTTTCTTCATCATCCCCGGAAGAAACAGAACATCCAGTGCACCGACCTCGAACAACGCCTCGAAACAGCCCCCCAATTCCTCTCCGGTCAGATGGTCGATGTTCGTGGAGAACTGGACAACCTCTTCCGTGCGTTCCGTGCCCGCGTTCGGCGATTCCGCGCGGTCGGCGGGAGAGGAAGGGACATGGAGCAGGCAGCGCAAGGCGTTGGGCTGGTCGGCCAATTCCATAGTGCCGAGCCCAATGCCGCACCGGTGCAGCGTTCCTTGCGGTCCGGGACGGAATTCGTCCACCAGTTGGTCTACAAGAAGAGCCCCGGTGGGGGTGATCAGCTCCACCGTGTGGTCCGTGCTGAAAACGGGTTTACCGTGGAGCAGTTCCACCACCGCAGGGGCGGGCAAAGGCAGGAGGCCGTGGGCGCAGCGCACTTGGCCTCGAAACCAGGGCAGCGGTCCGGCATACACGGTGGCTATCCCCAACTCGTGCAGCCCCCAGAAAGCCCCAACTACGTCCACCACTGTGTCCACGGCGCCGACTTCATGAAAATGGATGGCCGACGGATCAACGCCGTGAACCTTGGCCTCCACTTCGGCCAGTCGCTCAAAGGCCCGCCTGGCGCGTCGTTCCACATCCGGAGCCAAGGCCAAGCCGTCCAGAAGTCGCAGAATATCCGGAAGACGGCGCAACGGCTGCGCGACGTTCGATCGTATTTCCAATCGTTTCCCCGCAAGTCCACACCGGACGTCTTGCTCCGTGCGCAGATTCAAATCCATTCCGGCCTGGTGAAAAAGCCGTTCCAGGTCGGCGATATCCAATCCAAGATCAATCAAGCCGGCGAGCAGCATATCACCACTGATCCCGCTAGGGCAGTCCAAATACAGTGCTTTCATGGTTTCCTTTCCAGAGCTGAACTGGTATGTCTTTCCCATTCGATAGATACAGGTCTTTCGGCATGAGCCGGGCGCGGCGACGACCCGGCAGCACGGGCCTTAACTGAGTGCTGAGAAAAGTTTTTTGTCAGCAGTCCGTTCAAAAACCTCAAGCGCAAGGAGCCAGAAAAGCTACCGGACACGTCCTGTGTCCGGCCCTCACGGGCTGTGGCTTCGCCACATTTTCGATTTACCGTACTGACAATCGAATCAAGGTCGAAGCGTATTTGCGATACGTGAGAGTTTGAACTTTTTGCGGCGACGCAGCAATTGGGAGTTTTTCAACGGACTGCTCATGTCTCATCTTCCAAGGAGGAACCATCAATGCTTATCAGTGATTGGATGACCAGGGAGGTCATTACCGTGGAGCCGGACGTCTCCATGATGAAAGTTTCCAAGATCATGAAGGAAAAGCGTATCCGTCGCCTTCCCGTGGTGGCTGCCGACAAGAAATTGCTCGGCATCGTCACGGACCGGGATATCAAGGAAGCCTCGCCGTCCAAGGCAACCACCCTTGATATCCACGAACTGTACTATCTCCTTTCGGAGATCAAGGTCAAAGACATCATGACCAAAAAGCCCTTCACCGTCCTGCCGGAGGACACCATTGAGCGAGCGGCCCTGGTCATGATGGAAAAGCGGGTCGGCGGCCTGCCCGTGGTCGACGCTCAGGGCAAGATTGCCGGGATCATTACGGAGAGCGACATCTTCAAGGTGCTGATTGCCATAACCGGAGCGCATTTCGGCGGCGTCCTGCTGGCTTTCAAGCTTCCCAACACCGAAGGCAGTCTCAAGGAAGTGCTTGAAGTGTTGCGCCACGAACAAGCCCGGATCATCAGCATCCTGACCTCCTACGGCCAGCAGGAGGAAGAAGGTTATCGGCAGGTGTATGTCCGGATTCAAGACCTGGAAAAGAACGTCCTGGATGCCTTGTTGGAGAAATTGAGAAAGCAGTTCGATTTGCTGTACTGGGCCAGAGATAGCCTGCACCCCGTAAAATAGAGGGGCGCGGCGATCAGGGCTGTTCCGGTGGCTTTTGGGAGGGGCGAGAGCTGTTGCAATCCAGAAAAGGGCAAAACGTCAGCGCTTCGTCGGTGATTCGATGGACGACGTCTCCAGCGGCAGAGCAGTCGCGGTGATACAAAATCAAGGGGGGCTCGACGGACAACCCGGGATTGCCCCCCTTTCCGGTTTCCAGCAACAGCAGGGAAGCCGACTTGTCTCGGTGAGCGTGGACCAGGCGCAAGCGTTTCGGCTCGAGCTTAACGGCCGCGAGATGGCCGAGGAGCCGTGGGAGATGCTCCGGCAGATGGACCATGTAGAGCCGCCCCTTGGTCGACAAAGCCCGTGACGCCGCTTCAAGGAAATCCTCGGTGCGCGTATCGGTTTCGAACATCGCGGATTGCCTTGCCGGGTTGGAGGGCATGCGCCCATGGCCGGATGGCCGATACGGAGGATTACAGAGCGCGGCATCAAAGCCGCCGGGGCGGAATCCCGGTATTTCGTTCATGGCCGCGACATTGCCCAAAACCGAAGTGAAGCGGGCCGCGAAATCGAGCTTCGCGGCATTGGCTTGGGCCGCGGCGACCATCTCTGGGTTCTTGTCCACCCCGAGAACATGAAACGATTTCACCTGGTCACACCTTTCCTGGTCAAGCAGAAGAAGTCCCAGGCTGACCACACCGCATCCGGTCCCTAGATCGATGACGTTTCGATGTTGGCGACCGGCCGCGAAACAGGCCAGCAAAAGGGCGTCGATGGAAAAGCGAAAGCCGTGCTCCGGCTGGACCAGTCCTCGGGGAAAGAGGCGTCGATGCGGATTGTCGGCGATTTGGGAGTGCATGGAAGTGTTTTGATTTGATGGGTGGCTTTTTCAAGCACCTGGGCACAGGTGGACCTTCGAAATATATTGCACAGTATCTTGGATGCTGGGATAAGACTTATTGCTGGCATGCTGGGAAGATTGATGTTTCCACTTGTCCCCGTCATGCGGCGTTGACGTTCCCGATTGTCAGGGTTAATGGGTAGCTCATGGACAACGATCTGCTTCAACGCTTACTTTTTCTGAATCCTTGGCTTAAAGGAGAGGTTTCGTCACGGAATTTTATTTCATCAAACATTCCGGATAAATACGTTCATCGATCCGTTGAGAAGGAAAGGCTTGAAGCACCTCTCTCAGGCAAGCCTAAGGTGCGGATGATCACTGGGCCGCGACAAGCTGGGAAGTCAACCCTGGCATGGAGAATCTTTCAAAATTCCGGACGATCTCCGCTTTTTCTGTTTTGCGAGGACATGCTCATCCGTTCCTGGTGTAGGGAGGTCATCCCGTTTTTGCACGACCTCAAGGAACTGCTCCCTGAACCAGTTCCCCTCTTTCTGGAAGAGGCTCAACACCTGACCGAAGCTGGTTTGTTCCTCAAAGGGCTGGTGGACTTAGGGCCTGTAAAGGAAATATGGGTAACAGGTTCATCAAGCTTTCATCTCCAGGCCAAAAACAGAGAGTCCTTGGCCGGACGGGCCATCAGGCACTCTCTCCTGCCTTTTTCCCTGGAAGAGACTGCCGCCTCAGACGCATCACTGCCGCCGCTATTAGCCATGGACAAACGCCGGGCACAGCTTGCTCGGCACCTGACTTTTGGCGGGTATCCTGAAGTCTGGTTCTCGGCCACGCCAGAGAAGGTGCTGTGGGATCTGATTCAGGCTTTTATCCTGCGCGACGCATCAGACATGTTTCATGTTCGGTATCCAGACGCCTTTCGTCGCCTTTTGAAGCTGCTGGCCTTTGACACTGGCAATCTCCTGAACATGTCCAACCTGGCTCAGGAATGTGGGGTGAACAGGAAAACTGTGCAAAACTACCTGGACATTCTTGAGGAAACGCATATCATTCGGCGCATTTTGCCATTCCAGGCGGGAAAGCGTTCAGAAGTGACACGTGCCCCCAAGTGTTACTTCGTGGACAATGGCATCCGCAATGTTTTGCTTGGCCTGACATCTGAAATGGATATCCTGGAGCGTCCGGATACAGGGGCTTTAGTGGAAAACTGGGTGCTTTCCGAATTGCTCAAAAACCTGCCAAACAGATGGTCCGTGCGCTACTGGCGATCGACTTCCAAAGCTGAAATGGATTTTGTCCTCAGTAACGGTCAAAGAATCATTGCCGTGGAAGTCAAAGCGGGTCGCATGGTCCGTCCGTCCGTTTCTCGTTCAGCCAGAAGCTTTTTGGAAGCCTACGCTCCTTTCATTCTTTTTGTTGTAAATCAGTCTTTGGATACGAAAGCTACCGTGCAGGATCGTCCTGTGCGGTTCATTCCGCTGGAAGCAGCCATCCCGGAAATTTTAAGGCATGTATCGGAGTAGAATACATGGTCAAAGGCGATGCGGATAGTTAAATAGTTTAATGGAGAAGTTGGTATGTCCCCATGTTATGGCTTTTGGAAATATTCTGGCGAGGTGGAGAAACTGCCTCCTGAAAATCAGGGTATGTTGGAGATATCGTCTACTCCGTGAAGGAGCAAATCACGGCATTTATACCAATGGGATAAAATTCATACCCATTAAGCGTCACAGGCAGCTTGACCGGATTACTGCCAACGAACTTTGCAAGCATGCAGGACTAGAGCCTGTTTTCTGATTCAGCATGAACATATCAGATATCAGGTTGTTGGACTTGAAAAAAAGTGGCCATCGGGAGCAATAGTTTTGCTTATATGCTACGGCTGAAAGTGGGTGCGGCTCCACGGAAAGAGGCAGTTGCTGTTATGCAGGA
The window above is part of the Desulfonatronum sp. SC1 genome. Proteins encoded here:
- a CDS encoding RlmE family RNA methyltransferase, yielding MKTYRDHYFQRAKQDNYPARSVYKLKEADKRFKLLRPGQKVLDLGASPGSWSLFAAGKVGPAGRLLALDLNPLTIELPEQALFMQGDVFDESGDGYRLILETAPFDVVLSDMAPRTTGVKFADQARSLDLADQALALCKACLIKGGSFVVKFFEAQEAKLLLDEMRTVFARVQGFKPRSSRAESKEMFYIATGKK
- a CDS encoding YebC/PmpR family DNA-binding transcriptional regulator, whose product is MAGHSKWKNIQARKSVQDKKRGKVFTKVTKEIMLAARQGGGDPDINARLRTAIAAAKAVNLPKDKIDTAMKKGTGELGGEALDEITYEGYGPGGVAILVDAATDNRNRTVADVRHIFSKNGGNLGESGCVGWMFDKKGVFTFNRADHTDEQLLEIGLDAGVEDIREDGEVWEVSTSQEHFQAVQEAFAAAGLTSLSEEVTMVPQNLVPVDVEIGRKIIRLMDALEDYDDVQNVHVNCDFPEELMQDE
- the ruvC gene encoding crossover junction endodeoxyribonuclease RuvC, with translation MIVLGIDPGSRITGYGLISEISGRLSLIDAGTIRTTPDAGMDVRLGQIFFRLVEIISLHQPANSAIENVFQARNPSSALKLGQARGVAIAACAQGRVPVFSYEPTMIKKSIVGVGRAEKSQVAFMVARLLGVSKPDWALDASDALAVAICHVNQQRFFRLTDGSRNHG
- the ruvA gene encoding Holliday junction branch migration protein RuvA, producing MIGYLQGQILQKIPKGCILVTSGGVGYALVLPVREIQNLSAPGDEVAYFVYTLVREDALELYGFTTWEERAAFEIMLSISKLGPKTALAILSHFDLASLRETVAKQDGYSLSKVPGIGQKTAQRILLELQDKLKILPAAPRQAGAPSGPSWVRGDILAGLVNLGYSEAEVAPLVDAALRDEPDLAPGEVIRVVLKGMASQK
- the ruvB gene encoding Holliday junction branch migration DNA helicase RuvB → MTQAQASPQTLPIEETIRPKRLEDFIGQDDLRANLRVFLQAARDRGQALDHTLFYGPPGLGKTTLAQIMANELGVNLVTTSGPVLERSGDLAAIVTNLGRQDLLFIDEIHRMPASVEEILYPAMEDFKLDLIIGQGPGARTVKIDLEPFTLVGATTRLGLLTSPLRDRFGVIARLNFYNEAELATIIRRAAALLSATITDGGALEIGRRARGTPRIANRLLRRVWDFASVQGGIQIDARLAQEALGRMDVDAHGLDQMDRRILSALIKQFQGGPVGVKTLAVACSEEVRTIEDIYEPYLIQCGFIKRTARGRVATAQAFAHLKERIPQAFAAREQGALDFE
- the thyX gene encoding FAD-dependent thymidylate synthase, which gives rise to MSQAKLNVRLLSMTPDALAVIYAAFRQCYSPGYVGDLWPRLVGGEVDPAEQARFVADVMESGHHSPVEHVSFTFAVEGVSRALTHQLVRHRLASYSQQSQRYVNESGFEYVLPPQIAKIPEARELFEEFMARTAETYGRLRELLQAHGRKGAKANEDARFVLPQAAESKIVLTMNCRSLLHFFALRCCERAQWEIRAMAKEMLVICQEQLPVVFQHAGARCVGLGYCPEGERFTCGRYPLQPKPAQSGG
- the larC gene encoding nickel pincer cofactor biosynthesis protein LarC, which translates into the protein MKALYLDCPSGISGDMLLAGLIDLGLDIADLERLFHQAGMDLNLRTEQDVRCGLAGKRLEIRSNVAQPLRRLPDILRLLDGLALAPDVERRARRAFERLAEVEAKVHGVDPSAIHFHEVGAVDTVVDVVGAFWGLHELGIATVYAGPLPWFRGQVRCAHGLLPLPAPAVVELLHGKPVFSTDHTVELITPTGALLVDQLVDEFRPGPQGTLHRCGIGLGTMELADQPNALRCLLHVPSSPADRAESPNAGTERTEEVVQFSTNIDHLTGEELGGCFEALFEVGALDVLFLPGMMKKNRPGGQLQVLCRPENAAAVQQAVFQQTLTLGVRRQRLERVVLARGETVAETPMGELPVKQAEMEDQRYERPEFEALQELAKRTGRSVAQLRYLLKPCNASDQQCAGKTLEEKDGLNEGDERGEEIILRIAPASAATDSGRR
- a CDS encoding CBS and ACT domain-containing protein, whose protein sequence is MLISDWMTREVITVEPDVSMMKVSKIMKEKRIRRLPVVAADKKLLGIVTDRDIKEASPSKATTLDIHELYYLLSEIKVKDIMTKKPFTVLPEDTIERAALVMMEKRVGGLPVVDAQGKIAGIITESDIFKVLIAITGAHFGGVLLAFKLPNTEGSLKEVLEVLRHEQARIISILTSYGQQEEEGYRQVYVRIQDLEKNVLDALLEKLRKQFDLLYWARDSLHPVK
- a CDS encoding tRNA1(Val) (adenine(37)-N6)-methyltransferase, whose product is MHSQIADNPHRRLFPRGLVQPEHGFRFSIDALLLACFAAGRQHRNVIDLGTGCGVVSLGLLLLDQERCDQVKSFHVLGVDKNPEMVAAAQANAAKLDFAARFTSVLGNVAAMNEIPGFRPGGFDAALCNPPYRPSGHGRMPSNPARQSAMFETDTRTEDFLEAASRALSTKGRLYMVHLPEHLPRLLGHLAAVKLEPKRLRLVHAHRDKSASLLLLETGKGGNPGLSVEPPLILYHRDCSAAGDVVHRITDEALTFCPFLDCNSSRPSQKPPEQP
- a CDS encoding ATP-binding protein; its protein translation is MDNDLLQRLLFLNPWLKGEVSSRNFISSNIPDKYVHRSVEKERLEAPLSGKPKVRMITGPRQAGKSTLAWRIFQNSGRSPLFLFCEDMLIRSWCREVIPFLHDLKELLPEPVPLFLEEAQHLTEAGLFLKGLVDLGPVKEIWVTGSSSFHLQAKNRESLAGRAIRHSLLPFSLEETAASDASLPPLLAMDKRRAQLARHLTFGGYPEVWFSATPEKVLWDLIQAFILRDASDMFHVRYPDAFRRLLKLLAFDTGNLLNMSNLAQECGVNRKTVQNYLDILEETHIIRRILPFQAGKRSEVTRAPKCYFVDNGIRNVLLGLTSEMDILERPDTGALVENWVLSELLKNLPNRWSVRYWRSTSKAEMDFVLSNGQRIIAVEVKAGRMVRPSVSRSARSFLEAYAPFILFVVNQSLDTKATVQDRPVRFIPLEAAIPEILRHVSE